One window from the genome of Hyperolius riggenbachi isolate aHypRig1 chromosome 6, aHypRig1.pri, whole genome shotgun sequence encodes:
- the LOC137523139 gene encoding uncharacterized protein, giving the protein MDQTLLRLAAVARSEGGEELLKRILDAISPAVATISSALPAPMDYAASPQQPLSAPAATSLLPILPAVDRPPQTSDGRSRKDRHDQDHLSSAGAGAGYPEALPAKRAKKPRRPYSPDVRGAKSRSTVPTGSSRKSKGGSGRGHVTGGRHLAADLRSVCAPALHSAPFSQPSASVTQSPPAQSPLQPISLPIQPASSSAGTMSGIQAAPVSWAPPSRPLPVDVPSTSSSTSPPLITAADMPPPDQLAQQHLSGVLTGSAFGAACQSGAPSTTDSRVQGFLPASGARSAGAVIQDGRLPAASGEAVAGVRDSSSSDEETSLPRHGLKQVVWIIGHSFIFWARRRAKERPYTDNLDFDCDSFQIYWKGCRGMRWEALLPKLVCLVDEWPIPDILIIHLGGNDLGKVKTLNLLARMRRDFLQIREIFPNTVLIFSEIVPSLLWYVSPNKRFFDKVRKRVNWAMCKFLSSVGGFSYRHIDLEGGVRGLYRKDLVHLSPIGVDIFNMELQNMVEKAVGWGARL; this is encoded by the exons ATGGATCAGACCCTGCTGAGGCTGGCTGCTGTGGCCAGATCTGAAGGGGGTGAGGAGCTGCTAAAGCGGATTCTAGATGCTATCTCTCCTGCAGTAGCAACTATTTCGTCTGCCCTGCCTGCTCCTATGGACTATGCAGCGTCTCCCCAGCAGCCCCTATCTGCTCCTGCTGCTACCAGCCTGTTACCTATTTTGCCTGCAGTGGATCGGCCGCCTCAGACTTCTGATGGCCGCTCAAGGAAGGACCGACACGATCAGGATCATCTTTCATCTGCCGGAGCGGGCGCTGGGTACCCGGAGGCGCTGCCGGCGAAGAGAGCGAAGAAGCCCAGGAGGCCCTATTCTCCCGACGTGCGGGGAGCGAAATCCCGGAGCACCGTGCCCACAGGAAGTAGCCGCAAGAGTAAGGGCGGAAGTGGGCGCGGTCATGTGACcggcgggcgccatcttgccgcggATCTGAGGTCTGTTTGCGCTCCAGCGCTTCATTCCGCCCCCTTTTCTCAGCCATCCGCCTCCGTTACCCAGTCTCCCCCTGCACAGAGCCCACTCCAGCCCATCTCTCTCCCAATCCAGCCAGCATCTTCTTCTGCGGGCACAATGTCGGGCATACAAGCGGCTCCTGTGTCTTGGGCCCCACCGTCTCGCCCCCTCCCTGTGGATGTTCCCAGCActtcctccagcacctccccaccTCTCATCACAGCTGCTGACATGCCACCTCCGGACCAGCTTGCACAGCAGCACCTCTCTGGAGTCCTCACCGGGAGTGCTTTTGGGGCTGCCTGTCAATCAGGGGCCCCCTCCACCACAGACAGCCGGGTTCAAGGATTTCTCCCAGCATCTGGAGCCAGGTCTGCTGGCGCAGTGATCCAGGACGGACGTCTTCCTGCTGCTTCAGGAGAGGCTGTCGCTGGCGTCAGGGATTCCAGTTCCTCCGACGAGGAGACATCTCTTCCTAGACACG GTCTGAAGCAGGTGGTGTGGATTATCGGCCATTCTTTTATCTTTTGGGCAAGACGAAGGGCTAAGGAGAGGCCTTATACGGACAACCTGGACTTTGACTGTGACTCTTTCCAGATATACTGGAAGGGTTGTAGGGGTATGAGGTGGGAAGCTCTGTTGCCCAAACTAGTTTGCCTTGTAGACGAATGGCCGATTCCTGACATCTTAATCATCCATTTAGGGGGAAACGACCTGGGAAAAGTCAAAACTTTAAACCTTCTGGCTAGGATGCGTCGGGATTTTCTGCAGATTCGCGAAATTTTTCCGAACACGGTTTTGATTTTCTCCGAAATTGTCCCTAGTTTGTTATGGTACGTCTCACCCAACAAGCGTTTTTTCGACAAAGTTAGGAAGCGGGTAAATTGGGCCATGTGCAAATTCCTCTCTTCGGTCGGGGGTTTTTCCTACAGACACAttgacctggaggggggggtccgGGGTTTGTATAGGAAGGACTTAGTTCACTTGTCCCCAATTGGTGTTGACATTTTTAATATGGAGCTTCAGAATATGGTTGAGAAGGCCGTGGGCTGGGGTGCCAGGCTATAG